The genomic region TTGTCCGGTTATTCTTTTAGGTCGCTTTAGATTTTTTATTAACCGTCTGTAAGTTATCGCTACATGGGGGATGCCCACGCGGCGGGGGTGAAGGCGCGAAGTCGCCGTAACCCCCAAGAGCGTCAAATCTTTTCAGGTTTTTTTATAAAAGCCGAATTTTTTTCAATAACTGGAATCAAAACTATCTCTCGATAGTCAAAGATGGGGGTTGAGACCCCCATGCCCCCGATCGCGATGAATGCCGCCGCCCCCGAAGGGGCGCCCCCGCGGCGGGTCAGGGACTTGTTATCCTTTTTAATTCGATATGATCCTTCCCTTAGCAAGGCTTCCATCACGCCCGTTCCCAATAAGATTCGAACGATTAGACTGGGGTAGCGAATCATAGTTTGAAGCACAGGTTAATTTCCCAAAAAGGACAAATGGTACATTCAGACCAAAAGGGAGAATATAACAATGGCAAAGAACTCCGAACCTCTCACCGAGAAAGTACTCGTTTCGACGGATACCAAACAAGCCCTGATGTCCATCAGGGAGCCGGGGGAACGGTACGGGGATGTGATCGGCCGGGTGTTGCAGGAGCGGAAGCGTCATGACTTCATTGCACACCTGGACAAGATTGCCGAAGAAGGAGATTTCGTCCCGCTCGACAGCGATCCCGAATACGCGAGCCTGAAAAAAGAGATGCGCCGTGAGAGTAAACATCGACAAGCGGGCGCTGCAGTACATTAACGGCCTGCCGGAAAAGGATCGCAGGATTGTCAAGCAGCATCTGCTGAAACTTGAAGATCCGTATACTGCCCCGGATGTGGAGTTGCTGCAGAACGGTCACTGCCGGATGCATATCGCCCATTCCTATACTGCGTTCTTCGATGTCCTGCCCGGGGGTATTGTCAACATTCTCGAAGTGATGACGATCGAGGAAGCGCATAAGCGGTACAAGCGGTTCGGGAAATAACCGGGGGGGGGGTAGGGTCAGTTCAAAATATTTTTAGGAGAAGGGGAGGTAGGCACCCTCACCTCTTTTTTTGGAGGGGGGGGTTACCTGTGAGCAAAATGGGGAACCCTACCCCCTTTTCATTATGGAGTTTGAAATTCAACGAATCCAAAAATCCAAAAAATTTCATGAGCATATTTTTTTGTTGAACTGATCCATTTTGTATCGGACTGTAATATCATAGATGGCCCGGATGCCACAGCTCTTTAATATCCGTCCACCCTATCTATACAGGCATACGGGATCCGTCCCGGTGAAAAGGAATGTAGCTCAGCAATGAGCCGAACCTTAGGTGATTACCATGGTAAAATCGATGTACGCCTTCGTCAGGGAGGCATGGAAAGTACCCGCAAAGAGCGGAGTGAAAGAACTCCTCTGGAACCGCATGCAGGAATGGCGCCGTGAAGGCAGCGTTGTCCGCGTCGAACGCCCGACCCGTATCGACCGGGCACGCACCCTTGGCTACAAGGCCAAGCAGGGCATTGCCGTCTGCCGTGTCCAGGTCCGCCGCGGTGGCCGCCGGGTATCCCGGTATGTCCGTGCACGCCGCACAGCAGCGATGGGCAAGAACAGCAAGACAATGGGCAAGAGCATCCAGCGTATTGCCGAAGAGCGCGCGTCCAAGAAATTCCCCAACATGGAAGTGCTCAACTCCTACTGGGTTGGACAGGACGGGAAGCTCAAATACTACGAAGTCATCATGGTTGACGGTCACCACCCCTCGATCAGGGCCGACAAGAACCTTGCATGGATGGCCAACGCCACCCACCGCGGTCGTGCAGAGCGCGGAAAGACCTCAGCAGGTCGCAAGGGTCGCGGTATGAGAGAGAAGGGTATCGGAACCGAAAAGACCCGCCCGAGCATCCGTTCCCACGCGAACCAGGGCAAATAATCTTATCCTCTTTTTACGCAAAGGTATCTTCATGAAGATCACCGATGCCGCTGTATATCCGTACCCGCTCGGAGATGCATCGGTCCGCAGGTTAGCGCTCGAAGCTGCAGCGCTCGGATTTGACAGCATTATTGCAGCCGACGCTCCTTCCGGCACGTATGCAGGAGTTGAGGTGCGTTCAGGGCTTTTTATCCGGGATGTCCCGGTTAAGGATGTCATCTCGGCAGTGAAACGCTCGAAAGATCCCGGCATGGTGATCTCGGTCAATGCGGCAAACAACAGCTTCAACCGTGCAGTGATCGGCGTCAAAGGGGTACACATCCTGCGCGGTATCCAGTCCGCGGACAAAACTGCATTTGACCATGTTGCGGCAAAGATGGCGGCTGATAACCGGGTAGCGGTGGATATCGATCTCTCCCCCATCATTATGGGGCGGAGTGTCGCACGACAGCGGGCGATTCACCGGTATCTGGATATCTTGGTGCTGGAACAGCGCTTTGAGTTCCCGGTCACGCTGTCCACGCATGCCCGTTCCCTGCTCGATATGCGGAATGTCCGGGACATCGCCGGGCTCTGTAGTCTCATTGGCATGGATGTGCCGGATGTGGAACGTGCGCTTGCCGGTGTCGGGACGGTTCTGACACCTCCGGAACCGTCCGTCAGGGTGATTGCATGAGTCCCCGCCCGCCAACCCTGCGCGAGAAGCGCCGGTATATTCTTGCACGGATTGAACCTGCCGGAACCGTGCTTGAGCAGAAAGAGTTGTATTACGCTATATCGGATGCAACCACTTCGCTCTGGGGCGATGCGACTACGGCAATTATCACACCCGCGGTTGTTGCGCTTGAATACGGGCATGTGGTCATAAGGTGCCGACGGGGTACCGAACGGGAGCTGGCGATTGCCTTATCTACCGTCACTGCGTGCCGTGACGTGCGCATCTGCCTGCGTATCATCGCAGCATCCGGCACGATCGAGAGCCTGCGCTCACGGTTCCGCCCGAAAAAAATCCCTAAATCCAAAACGGATCCTGAAAAGACAGCAACAGGCACTGGTGCGGGTGAAGAACCTGATCTGTCCGAATGCAGTTTTGCAAAAAAGACCTTTCTTATCGTGCAGTGTAACGGTCAGAAGGTTGATGTGATTGAAAAGGGATTTAAAAATACAAACCGATTGTTCTTAACAAAAGATGATCTGGAGGATTTGAATGCAACCACAATATCAGACAGGATATGACCGGGCGATAACCGTTTTTTCCCCCGATGGCAGGCTCTACCAGGTGGAGTATGCCCGTGAAGCAGTGAAAAGGGGTACCACTGCGGTAGGTATCAAGGCAAAGGACGGCGTTGTCCTGATTGTTGACAAGCGGGTGAGCTCCAGGCTCCTTGAAGCGTCATCGATCGAGAAGATCTTCAAGATCGATGAGCACATCGGGGTTGCCTCTTCCGGCCTTGTCGGGGATGCACGTGCCCTTGTCGACCGGGCACGGGTCGAGTGCCAGATCAACCGCGTGTCCTACGATGAACCCATCGAAGTTGAAGCGCTCTCCAAGAAACTCTGCGATCACATGCAGACGCTCACGCAGTACGGCGGTATCCGCCCGTACGGTACAGCCCTGCTCATTGCGGGTGTGAGCGACGGCGACTGTCGCCTTTTCGAGACAGACCCCTCCGGCACCCTGCTCGAGTACAAGGCAACGGGAATCGGTATCGGCCGCCCGGCTGCCATGAAAGTCTTTGAGGAGGAATACAAACCTGAAATCGAGATCAAGGACGCGATCCTTCTGGGCTTAAAGGCACTCCACTCCGCAACCGAAGGCAAGTTCGATATGGATACCGTTGAGATCGGTGTCACCGGGCGAGAGACTCCCATATTTAAGAAGATGAGCCGGGAAGAAGTCGCCGTGTATGTTGAACAGTTCAAACAGTGATCAGTCTGACCTGACATGATACCGCTCGAAAAGTCCACCGTTGCGCGTCTCGAGAGTTTCGGGGAGCGCTTCGAAATTCTCGTTGATCCCGACAAGGCTGCGTTAGTGAGGCAGGGCCAGGCTATTGACATTGAGGATGTAGTCGCGGCCCTCAATGTGTTCAGCAATACCTCCAAGGCAACCCGTGCTCCGGATGAGGCACTCATAAAAGTCTTCCACACAACGGATTTTGCGACAATTGCGCGCCGTATCATAGAGAAAGGTGAGATCCATCTCACGTCTGAGCAGCGCAAACATATGATTGAGGAGAAGCGCCGCCAGGTGGTAAACTTTATTGCGCGCAATGCCGTCAACCCGCAGACCGGCCACCCGCATCCCCCGCACAGGATCGAGATGGCAATGGAAGAGGCGCGCGTAAACATTGACCCGTTCAAACATCTCGATGAACAGGTCAAAGAAACGGTAAAGGCGCTGCGCCCGATCCTGCCAATACGGTTCGAGGAACTCCGGCTTGCCATCAGGATTCCTGCGGATTTTGCGGCAAAAGCCTATGGTGATATTGCGGCCGGGTCCATCATGGAAAAGGACGAGTGGCAGAAGGACGGCTCCTGGGTATGCGTAGTGCGCATTCCTGCCGGGATCCAGAGCGATTTCTATGATCTCATCAATAAACTCTCCAAAGGCGAGGGTCAGGTGAAGATCCTCAATCAAGTATATTAATTCAGACGACAAATACAACAAGACAGATCGGGGAATCTCCATTATGGCAAGCTCCACACATAAAGCAAAAGGAAAAGTGACAAGAAGTGCCGGACGTTTTGGGTGCCGGTACGGTAGATTTGTACGAAAGCGAGTAGCAGATATTGAAGCTGTTTCACGAGCACTTCACACCTGTCCGAAATGTGACATGCTGTCTGTCCAGCGCCGGGGAACTGGTATCTGGGAATGCCGCAAGTGCGGGTTCAAGTTTGCCGGCGGGTCATACGTGCCGCAGACGCCGGCTATGAAGATTGCCAAGCGTGCAATCGACAGAACCGTTGAAGAACACAGGATAAAATAAACGGATCGATTATGGCAAGTTCCTACAAATGTGCACGGTGCAAGCAGAAAGTTGAGATCGACGTCAACGTACGGTGCCCATACTGTGGACACCGTATTCTTTTTAAGGAACGTGGCGCAGCGATCAAAGAAATGAAAGCCAGGTAATCACTGCGCAATCAGGCAATCTGCCTGAACCCCCATACTTTATCTTCTTTTTTACCCTACTGGACAGAGGGATTCTTTGTATGCCACACCATGAAGCGATCTTCCGGTTTTCAACGGAACATGCCGCTGCCATCTATACAGCACTCTTACCGGAACTTGCCGATGAGGTCAACCCGCGTTCAAAGACGAGCTGCCGGCTGGAAGGCGATACCGTGCTCATACTTACCATTGAAGCAGAAGATATTCCGGCCCTGCGGGCAGCTCTCAATATGGCATTGCGCCTTGTCAATGTAGCCGATGAGATGCAGCAGATCGCGGTAAAATAAATCCGTTCCTGCACGTTTTGGGTGGTGACGGCAGCATGTTTTTCAGCTTCATGTGCCATTCTTTATGCCGTCCGAGGTTCAACACTACCGACAGCAGGTGAAGTATTCTGCTTTGCCCGGCGCAATCCTGAAATACCTTTAACGGGCAGAAATGTAGAGGGAGAACGATCATGAACAATATATCACCCAAAGTACAGAACCAGCTGGGCATGCTCCAGCAAATCCAGCAACAGCTCCAGACCATCCTCCAGCAGAAAGCCCAGTACGAGATGGCTGTCCGCGAAGCCAAGCGTGCGCAGGAAGAGATCAGCGATGCAGCTGAGGATGCAGTCATGTATATGAGTGTCGGCACTGTCATGATGCAGAAGAAGAAAGATGTTGTCAATGCCAAGCTTACCGAGAAGGTAGAGACTCTCGAGCTGCGTATCAAATCCCTAGAAAAACAGGAAAAGATGCTGGCGGGCAAGTTTGAGCAGATGCAGGCCCAGATCAAGGCAGCGCTCGAAAGCAAGGGTTCTCCTTCAGCCGCATAATCAACTCTCTTTTTTTATCTTTGCAAAGTACGCTGTTGGTTCCGGCAGCTTTTTTGTATCCGGGCGCAAAAGAGCATGTATGGATATGGCTCCAGCAGCCCGGCAGTTTTTTTCAATCAAATCTGCCGCAGACCATGCTTCCCGTGCGCATAAAGGGCAGTGCCGGAAAGACCGGAGGACCCCGTACATCGTCCACCCTGCCCGGGTAGCGGGGTACGTGAGTATGTTTGGCGGCTCTCACGTGGCGATCATCTCTGCGTGGCTTCACGATGTCTATGAGGATTGTACGCCGGAATGGATCTCCCTGACGGATTCTTTTATTTTAGCCCTGCCTCTGCCGGAAGATGAACAGCAGGATATTGCTGCCATTGTCGATGCCCTGACAAAAAAGAATACAATCGCCGGAAAATCCGCCCGCCTTTCCGACAGCATAGGGAGGATTCTTGACGCCCCGCCCGAAGCCACGCTGGTCAAGATCTGTGACCGGATCGATAATTTCCTGGATACAGCCTGTCGCGACGGGCAGGTAAGGAAACGCTATCTCGTGTCAACGGATGAGATCATCGACCGGCTCTCTGTGCGTGCAGATTTTTACGGGCACGAAAAAGCAATGCATACGCTCAAAGAGATCCGGTACGCCTCGCCAAAAAAGGATTAAATGAAAATGGGTAAAGAATTATTTCCGGCTGGTCAGGTTGATCGCATTGACCAGCGCCTCTACGGATGAGAGAACGATATCGTCCCCGCTTCCGCTGGCATCGAAAATCTTCCCGTGTTCGTCTTCTACGGCAATGGTGACGTGGCACATCGAGTCCGAACCCCCGGCAATCGCTTCGATGTTGAACTCTTTTAACTGGACCCGCGCCGGCACGATCCCGAAGATCGCGTTCAGGGCGGCATCAACCGGACCATTACCCACGGCAGAAAAGACATGCTCTTTGCCGTTTACCATCGCCTTTACACTCGCCGTGGGGATCATGTGATTGCCGGTCATGATCGCGATGTCCATTAAGTCGAACATCTTGTGGTCCAGTTTGATCTCCATCACGGTCTGGGCAATCTCGTAGAGATCGGCATCGGTCACCCGTTTTCCCTTGCTGGCGATTGCCTTGACTTTCTCGACAATGGCATCCAGCTGTTTCTCATCCGGATTGATCCGGACCTCGGAGAGCATCTGGTTCACCGCGTGCCTGCCGACATGTTTTCCAAGGGTCAGCCTGCGCCGGTGCCCGACCATCTCCGGAGTCATGATGCCGGGTTCGAAGGTTGCGGTATTTTTCATGACGCCATGCGAGTGTATGCCGCTTTCGTGGGAGAAGACATTCTCGCCAACAACCGGCTGGGTTGGCGGTATCGCGATGCCACTGAACCGGGATACGAGGCGCGAGGTCTCTACGAGCCGTTCCTTTCTGATACCGGTATTAATCTTGTAGATTGACTCCATGATCATGGTAGTCTGCGCAAGATCGGCATTACCTGCCCGCTCGCCCAGCCCGTTCACGGTAACCTGTACCTGCGAAGCACCGGCTTCGACTGCGGCAATGGTGTTTGCCACGGCAAGGCCGAAATCATTGTGACAGTGCACGTCGATCGGGCAATCCACATCCCGGTGTATCCGGGCGATGAGCGTCTTCATTCCTGAAGGTGAGATGACGCCTACGGTATCCGGTACATTGATGATGGTAGCACCGGCATCAGCAGCGGTCCGGAAGACTTCGATAAGATAGTCCCAGTCCGTCCGTGTCGCATCCATCGCCGAGAACATGCACTTGTCCGTATGCTCACGGATATAGCCGATAATATCGGCTGTTATGGCGAGCACTTCTTCCCGGCTCTTGTTGATCGTGTTCTCCCGCTGGATATCCGATGTCGGGATGAATACGTGCACCATGTCGACATCGCAGTCAAGACAGGCATCAACGTCTGCTTTGACCGATCGTGCGAGTCCGCAGATGGTGGCCCCGAGATCGAGCTTTTTGATAGCGGCCACCGTCTCTTTCTCGGCTTTTGACGATGCAGGAAATCCTGCCTCTATCGCGTGAACACCGATGTCAGAGAGCTGACGTGCGATCTGGAGTTTCTGTTCAAAAGTGAACGCAATTCCCGGGGTCTGTTCTCCATCCCGGAGCGTAGTGTCGAATACGGTCACGTCTTTCTTCGCTGAGCTAGCGGAGAAGATGACGATCCCCCGCAAAATCCTTGCGAGTAGCCATGCCTCTTTATTCGCATGCGGATTATTTAAAGGAAATCTCGATTCTGGAAAAACCGGCAGCAATTTCGCCGCAAATCCGATACGAATAGCGATATGTTTAATACTGATTTATCCCTACATTAATAGCGCAGTGCCCCGCCTTAACTCAGCCTGGTAGAGTGCGCGGCTGTAGATTGGTTTACCGTTATAGGTAACTGCGCGGCTACCGCGATGTCCCCGGTTCGAATCTGGGAGGCGGGATTTACTGTATCAATGTGCCCAGGTAGTGTAGTGGCCTATCATGATTGCCTGTCACGCAATCGACTCGGATTCGAATTCCGACCTGGGCGTCACTACGATTTTTTTCTTTTTGTTGTTTTTCCCTGAATAGTTCCTGCCCCCGGAAGCACAATGTATTTGGTTTTCGATTGGGGTAAATGACTAATCACCCCTAATGGAAAAATGTTGAAGTGGGTAGGGGGTACCTCCCTCATTAGCAATCCGGGAACGGATCGAACGGATGTATGTACCTTCGGATTACAGGAAATTCATCCGATTTAATGAAAGATAATCGGCTGGCCGGAATTATCCGGCATCACTCATTCCGGAACCTTTAGCAGGAAAAAAAGATGTGGGGTGTTGAACCTTCACTTCACCTGCACGCCATAGACCCCGCTGCCGATCCACCACGTGTCATCCACCGGTTTCATGTACACCAGTTTCGGCACCGATGCGGTGTGGTTAGCCGCTGTGTCCGGGAACATCGCGTGGGAGAACCCGGTCCCGTTGTGGATGGCATTGATGCCGACAACCGTTGTCTTTGCACCATACGGGTCTGTGTAGTCCAAGTAGTTGTATCCTATCCCATCCTTCCAGAACGGATCGGCAAGGATGGTCCCGTCAAAGGTCTCTGCCCAGACAAAGAGATCGTTGTTCACAAACTGTCCCTTTGGGTTGTTGATCTCTGCAAGGGTCTTTTCCTTGCCGTTCAGCTGTGCGTAAGTTACGGCACGGTCAACAAGATCGTACATCTCGGTGCGGGTATGGTTCCGGACAACGATCCCCCGGAGATTTCCTTCCCGGAGCTGCTCATATCCGGGGATAATGATTCCGGAGAAGATCCAGTAGGAATTATCCACCGGCTCGGCGTAATCGATCTTGGGGGCATAGAATGTCCTGCCGTTTTTTGTCACTGCTGCAACCGTGTACGAGTACCCGCCGCCATTCCCTGCAAGGTCCCGCATCTCCCGTATCGTGGGGACGCCATCCGGGTCATGGTAGTTGATCAGGTTGATGCGGTTCTTTGCAGTGTCCGGGGAGAGGGAACTCGCGATCACCGTTCCATTGTAATCGACTGCCATTATTGAGAGTTCCCCGTCGGCAAACGGGCCGGATGGATCACTGAATGTGGTAAGTGCCTTCTCCTTCCCGTTTGCACGGGCATATGCCACAGCCTGTTTCACAAATCCCGTAAGATCCGCAACTGCGTATACCCGGGTAGCCGGTCCGATGGCCGCTGACGGGTATACCATACCGGATCCCGCGTAGGTACCTGCACCGACATAACAGGTCCCGTCCATATCGGAGACGACCGAGAGTTTCGATTCAACACGGTTGTTGTTCTTCGGGTTGGGGTAATCGTAACTGACATACCCGATGCCGTACCTGGCAGTCTCCGCGAGATTCCGGCCAATGGGGACGCCGAAACGGTCGGTCAGGTTACGGATATTGGTACCCACCAGCTCGTGATGGAATGGTTCGGCAAGTGCGGTGCCGTCATAGGCTTCGGAAAATACATAGACCTCGCCCTGCACGAACGGTCCGTTCGGATCATTGAACGCGGCAATTGCCTTCTCCTTTCCGTTCTCGCGGGCGTATGCTGCTGCGCGGTTCACAAGATTTGTCAGCTCTGCCGGGGTTGTTACCCCGGTCGATACCTTCAGCGTGGGAACAGCGGTTGGCGGAGGTGCCTGCCCGGATTCTTTTGAACCGACCGACTGACTGCATCCTGCTGAGACCATACATACGATAATCACGACCAGAACAGGAAGAAAACCCCCCAGCTTCATAACGAAAATTTCGACGGGTAACCAGTTAAATGCTGTCTCAGGTTCAAGGGGGGAAACAGTTGGGCTGTCCGGCTGGGTTTCATTCCCTGTTCCCACCGGCTGATGTCTGCGGTGTTTATCTGTATTTGTGTCTAACCTGTGTGACATAGCTATGAATCTGCGCACCTTCGTAATATCGGGCATTCTCATCATAATATTCCTGTTTTTTGCCGGCTGCACGCAGGGCCAGGTTCCGGCACTGGTACAGACCCCGGCCCCCTCAACTGGAGAAACGGCAGTCAAACCGGTATCACCGGCAGCGACTTCCTCCATTCCGCCGGTAACATCAAAGGAAGAGATGGTAGCGTTCGTCAAAGAGGCCGTTACTTACGCAAAACAGAACGGGAAGCAAAAAGCGCTCACGGAGTTTTCCGATCCTCATGGATCGTTTTTCCGTGGCGTACTGTACATTTATGCGTATGATATCAATGGCACAACGATTGCCCATCCGGTGAACCCGGAAAAGATCGGGATCAACCGCCTCAACGAGAAGGATGCGGAAGGCAACCTGTTCATCCGTGACCTCCGGCAGGCTGCCATCAACGGCACGGGTTTTGCCACGTACTATTACATCAACCCGACCCATAACAACGCGGTGGAGAAGAAACTCGGCTACGCAATGAGCGTCGATCCCACCTGGTGGCTCGGTTCCGGTATCTACCAGGGCCCTGCCGATACACCTATCAAAGATCCGGTAAATGAAAATCTCCGGTAAATGAAACCCCGTCTGCTGCCATTGTCACGACAACACCCCCGGGTAAATACTTCCCTCTTTGTCGTGCACGTGGACCTTCTGTTACTCCACCCGGTACCCTTTCTCCCTTAAGAACGCGGCAATCCACGGCTCAGCCTCCGCGTCTGCCTTCGGCCGTTTCCGTTCTATCTCTTCCCAAATCACCCGGAGCCCCGGGTCTTCGGTATGCATCCCCAGTGTACCCCGTACAGTACCCAGTAATATCCCCTGTTGATCCATCACCCGCATCACAACGCAGCGATAGAACTTGCACTGGGCCGGGCTGTCCCGGTGTATGGTGCAACGACAGAGTGCCCCGTCCGGCCGGAGAAACCGGCACGCTGCCGGGTGCTGGTCCGGAAACGTGTGATCCACAAACAGGTGTCGTTTATCCTCATCGATCTCGGCAATAAATGGTGAGCCGGTTGAGACCGATTCAGCCGCAAATGTAAATGGCCCGAGCTGCTGTTCGATCACAATATAGTCACCCAGGTACATGCAGCACGTGCCGCATTGCCGGCAGGTAAATACCATTCATCCCCTCGCACAGCTCAATAGGATGCGGAACTTAAAAAAAAGCGAGTCTGGAAGGTGAATACTAAAAAAACAGGACCGTCTTTACGATTAAAAAAAATTACTGGATCCTGGCTTCTGCCTTACGAACCACTTCCTTTAACGTCTCGTAATCCGTCGTTGTACCCCCCATGGTGATGGTTTCTATTACGTTCTTCTTTTTGAAAATTACCGTGTAAATGGCAAAATCCTGAAGATCCCCTCCCCGGATTTCACGGAAGGCGATGCTCTTGTCACCGATTGCGGGGAACGGGATCTCATACCTCGTTGAACCATTTTTCCCGGAAAGGATCCCTTCCGTCTCGACAGCATAGACCTTGACCATATTCTCAGGCGGATAGACGCTGATTGACTGATAAATGCCGGTCAGATCATCTTTTTCTCGGTTCATCCGGTAGAATGTTACCCGGTACCCCTGCCGCCAGCCAAGATCGCGGGCGAGCTGGGTAACTTCGCCATAGGTCATCACCGTACGGTCTTTGAGCAGGTAATCCGGAGGTACATCCGTTAACTGGAGTGCCATATCGCCCGGCGGTATGGTGGCACTTGTGGTCTCTGGTGTCGGAGTGGTTGCAGCCTGCGTTATCTGCTGGGGTGGAGATATCGGAGCCGGAGAGAGACAGCCTGCGGAAAGGATCGCCAGTTGCACGATAAGCATGAGTGCAATGAGCCGGATTTTCATATGGTACTCCATCACCGGGTGAATTTAATATCTTACCGGAACCTGCATGGATATCCCCTGGTGAGCACAAGCACTTTATTGACGGGAGCAGAAGATCATTATACGGTGAGTTGTTTGACAAAAACCAGCATTGCCATGCTTGACAAGGATCACCATATCCACCTGATCCCCGGTGAACGCGTACTCATGCTGAGCATTGAGCACTCGGCGATAAGAAAAGTCGAGAATGAACGGTTCGAGGTGGAGTGTTTCATAAAACTCTCCGTTGAAACGTTCCCTCATCCGCTTGAGGATGTTATCCGGTTCACATTCGCGTGCGCCAAGACGCCCGGCCAGCAGATGATGACCGAACTGACATTTGTCCAGAATCATATCATCAAGTTCATCTTCGACCAGGGCCTGTCTGGCGAACTCTGCGATTGTACTCCTGATGATCCTGAATCCCGGGAGTGCGGGATTACGATCTCCTCTGAAATCAAAAAGCATATGCTTGCTTCTAAGCAGTTTAGGGAAGCACTCGCCCGGCACGGCGCATTGCCGGACACGGTAATATTCTTAAAATAATTCCGTGACCGTGATTCCGGAATGGGTGCAGATGCAGGATCGGTGCATCTCTCCATTCAGCAGGAAAAACACGTAAATACTGATAAATATCTTTTTCTCGCAATACATACAATTTGGGAAAGAAGGCTGACGTATGGAGTGGTATCATGGGTGATCCAGAACTGCGCAGTGACGAGACGGTGCTCGTACGGACGCAGGATGTGTATGTCAAGTCGATCCCGTTTGAAGGTATTCTCACCAACAAACGGATTGTTCTGATCGACCGGACAAAAAACCACCTGCCGCTAAAAGAGATCCCGCTTGTCACGATCAAGGATGTTGAGGGAGGAGAGAATGCTATCCGTGATCCGGTTGTCACGATCACCGTGATCACAAGGACCGGTGAGACCCGGCAGATGGTTCTTACCTTCTCCCGCACGGC from Methanoregula sp. harbors:
- a CDS encoding KEOPS complex subunit Pcc1; the encoded protein is MPHHEAIFRFSTEHAAAIYTALLPELADEVNPRSKTSCRLEGDTVLILTIEAEDIPALRAALNMALRLVNVADEMQQIAVK
- a CDS encoding prefoldin subunit beta — translated: MNNISPKVQNQLGMLQQIQQQLQTILQQKAQYEMAVREAKRAQEEISDAAEDAVMYMSVGTVMMQKKKDVVNAKLTEKVETLELRIKSLEKQEKMLAGKFEQMQAQIKAALESKGSPSAA
- a CDS encoding DNA-directed RNA polymerase subunit P, with the protein product MASSYKCARCKQKVEIDVNVRCPYCGHRILFKERGAAIKEMKAR
- the psmA gene encoding archaeal proteasome endopeptidase complex subunit alpha, which codes for MQPQYQTGYDRAITVFSPDGRLYQVEYAREAVKRGTTAVGIKAKDGVVLIVDKRVSSRLLEASSIEKIFKIDEHIGVASSGLVGDARALVDRARVECQINRVSYDEPIEVEALSKKLCDHMQTLTQYGGIRPYGTALLIAGVSDGDCRLFETDPSGTLLEYKATGIGIGRPAAMKVFEEEYKPEIEIKDAILLGLKALHSATEGKFDMDTVEIGVTGRETPIFKKMSREEVAVYVEQFKQ
- a CDS encoding Rpp14/Pop5 family protein: MSPRPPTLREKRRYILARIEPAGTVLEQKELYYAISDATTSLWGDATTAIITPAVVALEYGHVVIRCRRGTERELAIALSTVTACRDVRICLRIIAASGTIESLRSRFRPKKIPKSKTDPEKTATGTGAGEEPDLSECSFAKKTFLIVQCNGQKVDVIEKGFKNTNRLFLTKDDLEDLNATTISDRI
- a CDS encoding ribosome assembly factor SBDS, translating into MIPLEKSTVARLESFGERFEILVDPDKAALVRQGQAIDIEDVVAALNVFSNTSKATRAPDEALIKVFHTTDFATIARRIIEKGEIHLTSEQRKHMIEEKRRQVVNFIARNAVNPQTGHPHPPHRIEMAMEEARVNIDPFKHLDEQVKETVKALRPILPIRFEELRLAIRIPADFAAKAYGDIAAGSIMEKDEWQKDGSWVCVVRIPAGIQSDFYDLINKLSKGEGQVKILNQVY
- a CDS encoding 50S ribosomal protein L15e; protein product: MVKSMYAFVREAWKVPAKSGVKELLWNRMQEWRREGSVVRVERPTRIDRARTLGYKAKQGIAVCRVQVRRGGRRVSRYVRARRTAAMGKNSKTMGKSIQRIAEERASKKFPNMEVLNSYWVGQDGKLKYYEVIMVDGHHPSIRADKNLAWMANATHRGRAERGKTSAGRKGRGMREKGIGTEKTRPSIRSHANQGK
- a CDS encoding 50S ribosomal protein L37ae, whose protein sequence is MASSTHKAKGKVTRSAGRFGCRYGRFVRKRVADIEAVSRALHTCPKCDMLSVQRRGTGIWECRKCGFKFAGGSYVPQTPAMKIAKRAIDRTVEEHRIK
- a CDS encoding HD domain-containing protein, coding for MDMAPAARQFFSIKSAADHASRAHKGQCRKDRRTPYIVHPARVAGYVSMFGGSHVAIISAWLHDVYEDCTPEWISLTDSFILALPLPEDEQQDIAAIVDALTKKNTIAGKSARLSDSIGRILDAPPEATLVKICDRIDNFLDTACRDGQVRKRYLVSTDEIIDRLSVRADFYGHEKAMHTLKEIRYASPKKD
- a CDS encoding 2-isopropylmalate synthase, with the translated sequence MRGIVIFSASSAKKDVTVFDTTLRDGEQTPGIAFTFEQKLQIARQLSDIGVHAIEAGFPASSKAEKETVAAIKKLDLGATICGLARSVKADVDACLDCDVDMVHVFIPTSDIQRENTINKSREEVLAITADIIGYIREHTDKCMFSAMDATRTDWDYLIEVFRTAADAGATIINVPDTVGVISPSGMKTLIARIHRDVDCPIDVHCHNDFGLAVANTIAAVEAGASQVQVTVNGLGERAGNADLAQTTMIMESIYKINTGIRKERLVETSRLVSRFSGIAIPPTQPVVGENVFSHESGIHSHGVMKNTATFEPGIMTPEMVGHRRRLTLGKHVGRHAVNQMLSEVRINPDEKQLDAIVEKVKAIASKGKRVTDADLYEIAQTVMEIKLDHKMFDLMDIAIMTGNHMIPTASVKAMVNGKEHVFSAVGNGPVDAALNAIFGIVPARVQLKEFNIEAIAGGSDSMCHVTIAVEDEHGKIFDASGSGDDIVLSSVEALVNAINLTSRK
- a CDS encoding RNase P subunit p30 family protein codes for the protein MKITDAAVYPYPLGDASVRRLALEAAALGFDSIIAADAPSGTYAGVEVRSGLFIRDVPVKDVISAVKRSKDPGMVISVNAANNSFNRAVIGVKGVHILRGIQSADKTAFDHVAAKMAADNRVAVDIDLSPIIMGRSVARQRAIHRYLDILVLEQRFEFPVTLSTHARSLLDMRNVRDIAGLCSLIGMDVPDVERALAGVGTVLTPPEPSVRVIA